In one window of Zingiber officinale cultivar Zhangliang chromosome 11A, Zo_v1.1, whole genome shotgun sequence DNA:
- the LOC122030893 gene encoding exopolyphosphatase PRUNE1-like: protein MSLLQFDRKINRMLSNGKKSKKPHNVNDHQIHEKSMSGSNFSTQAQDVTSSSISHSLSHIWELENKQALALSSRRDRLDISELKSELEEIHSLSYSDPSMAEKYELLSSNSDAGTDLTTNSSSSITCSAQPAAAFYSSISLRNDASVLELCESVDRLNQYLKAAKVELKGGVPGKFLHAVIGQEAADVGSVVSTIACAFFLSETRPSSQICVLPVINCRHSDFVMHSELKWLLKTCRVDESSLVFIDEIDLAYHNRFGNLKLVLVNGHKFPSKKKGLNDAPVEEFNPKEDGSCCTLISEKYAETSPEILAGNGFSRLLLSGILLDTKNMNSSKCTSKDRYMATLLIRGSGRFGCSGLYQILKHKISDISDLRVRDILYKDFKKWGRVSGERSKNIPNTIGMSSIGISVEELLKQEEFAQVEVISFLASEKLRLLMIVSGYYDSLKTFKREILVSTDTPEVMRNFLNFFSINGTNLPLKAMRQLDLREELRAFEIDNMLTSRRSIEKLLEEFNMMLRRH from the exons ATGTCTCTGCTTCAGTTCGACAGGAAGATCAATAGGATGCTAAGCAATGGAAAGAAGAGCAAG aaACCTCACAACGTCAATGATCATCAAATTCATGAGAAGAGCATGAGTGGTTCTAACTTCTCAACTCAAGCACAAGACGTGACTAGCTCAAGCATTTCACATTCCTTGTCGCACATATGGGAGCTCGAGAACAAGCAAGCTCTAGCTCTCTCCAGCAGGAGAGACAGGTTGGACATCTCAGAACTGAAGTCTGAGCTCGAAGAGATCCATTCACTGTCCTACAGTGATCCTTCTATGGCCGAGAAATATGAGTTACTAAGCAGTAACTCCGATGCTGGAACAGATCTCACAACAAATAGCAGTTCTTCCATTACTTGTTCAGCTCAGCCAGCTGCAGCATTCTACAGTAGCATCTCGCTGAGAAATGATGCTTCAGTCTTGGAATTGTGTGAAAGTGTTGATAGATTAAACCAGTACTTGAAGGCAGCTAAGGTTGAGCTCAAAGGTGGTGTTCCAGGGAAATTCTTGCACGCTGTGATTGGACAGGAGGCTGCTG ATGTTGGATCAGTTGTTTCCACCATTGCTTGTGCCTTTTTCTTGAGTGAAACTCGACCGAGTAGCCAAATCTGTGTTTTGCCTGTCATCAACTGCAGACACTCAGATTTTGTGATGCATTCGGAGCTCAAATGGTTGCTAAAGACATGCCGAGTTGACGAATCATCTCTAGTTTTCATTGATGAG ATTGATCTTGCTTATCACAACCGGTTTGGAAATTTGAAGCTAGTATTAGTAAATGGGCACAAGTTTCCATCAAAAAAAAAG GGACTAAACGATGCACCTGTTGAAGAATTCAATCCTAAAGAG GATGGTTCGTGTTGTACACTAATATCTGAAAAGTACGCGGAGACATCACCAGAGATCCTAGCAGGGAATGGCTTTAGTAGATTATTG CTATCAGGAATCCTCTTAGACACAAAAAATATGAATTCTTCTAAGTGCACATCTAAAGACAGATACATGGCTACACTCTTGATTAGAGGATCAGGGCGATTTGGATGTAGTGGACTTTACCAGATAT TGAAGCACAAAATATCAGATATATCAGATCTTAGGGTGAGGGATATACTCTataaagatttcaagaaatggGGCAGAGTTTCAG GAGAAAGGTCCAAAAATATACCCAATACTATTGGGATGAGCTCAATCGGTATTTCAGTCGAAGAACTTCTTAAACAAGAAGAATTTGCTCAAGTCGAGGTGATCTCGTTTCTAG CATCCGAAAAGTTGCGGCTACTTATGATTGTTTCAGGATACTATGATAGCCTGAAGACTTTTAAG AGAGAGATTTTGGTTTCTACTGACACCCCAGAGGTTATGAGGAACTTCCTGAATTTCTTCAGTATCAATGGCACAAACCTTCCACTCAAAGCCATGAGACAATTAG ATCTACGGGAAGAGTTAAGAGCGTTTGAGATCGATAACATGTTGACATCCAGGAGAAGTATTGAGAAGCTTTTGGAAGAATTCAACATGATGTTAAGGAGGCACTAG
- the LOC122030894 gene encoding NAC domain-containing protein 21/22-like, whose amino-acid sequence MSSLRMMEARLPPGFRFHPQDDELICNYLAKKVRGEAVLNGSIGGYPAIVDVDLNKCEPWDLPEVACVEGKEWFFFSLKDRKYATGQRTNQATKSGYWKATGKDRQVNRMDVLVGMRKTLVFYGGRAPNGSKTDWVMHEFRLDESSNPSKFSSKEDWVLCRVSFKSRSSLIQKKTDIEKCQDDTNSFTYISFDRVLCGLEGYEQVPCFSNLISDGATADVDHRDKKLIKNSLNQFSSILEGHSKTEKPPNVSHGNLGSYLRDNGDCCMWNPWLT is encoded by the exons ATGAGCTCCTTGAGAATGATGGAGGCAAGACTGCCTCCCGGGTTCCGTTTCCACCCGCAAGACGATGAGCTAATCTGCAACTACCTTGCGAAGAAGGTAAGGGGGGAAGCAGTACTGAATGGTAGCATCGGTGGTTATCCGGCGATCGTCGACGTCGATCTCAACAAGTGTGAGCCATGGGACCTTCCTG AAGTGGCATGTGTTGAGGGCAAGGAATGGTTCTTCTTCAGCCTTAAAGACCGCAAGTACGCAACCGGGCAGCGAACAAACCAAGCAACCAAGTCGGGCTACTGGAAAGCTACCGGAAAAGACCGACAAGTGAACCGAATGGATGTGCTTGTTGGTATGAGGAAGACATTGGTGTTCTATGGAGGCAGAGCTCCAAATGGTAGCAAGACTGATTGGGTCATGCATGAATTTCGCTTGGATGAGTCTTCTAATCCATCCAAATTCTCCTCCAAG GAAGACTGGGTTTTGTGCAGGGTATCCTTCAAGAGCAGATCATCACTAATACAAAAGAAGACCGATATCGAGAAATGCCAAGATGATACAAACTCTTTCACCTACATATCCTTCGACCGAGTTCTGTGTGGCTTGGAGGGGTATGAGCAAGTGCCCTGCTTCTCCAACCTCATCTCGGATGGTGCCACAGCTGATGTGGATCATCGCGATAAGAAGCTCATCAAGAACTCCCTAAACCAGTTCAGCTCAATATTGGAAGGGCATTCCAAAACTGAGAAGCCTCCAAATGTGAGTCATGGGAACTTGGGGAGCTACTTAAGAGACAATGGTGATTGCTGTATGTGGAATCCCTGGTTAACTTAG